The following coding sequences lie in one Rutidosis leptorrhynchoides isolate AG116_Rl617_1_P2 chromosome 4, CSIRO_AGI_Rlap_v1, whole genome shotgun sequence genomic window:
- the LOC139842145 gene encoding putative F-box protein At1g50870 has translation MSYHVPFKIEFEIMIRLPVKSLIRFSSVSKTWKSLINSLKFIADYTNLHSQRQHILIRYKYPSHAPQKNFVSIVDDDDTFREHKLCFTTYVCFEVWYPKLVGSSHGLFCFLGHSKEFTIRMDVAVIWNPSIRKTVVIHLKKGFGYNETVGFGVCPNTLDPKIVRICKDNYNAEVFTLNSRMEEFMEIHFPDELGLSRISDYNLQISKLRESLTVIRHKMGTRKIVYEVWKMENIGVTRSFTKLYNINISPKLLLGNLCGFNKNGQLIVEAVHDSCKGSCNSELIVYDPCTKNISNLGIYWIDYGSSESTPYTESLLLLDKPYIVIFDGAFLDEDQNRPGL, from the exons ATGTCATACCATGTACCTTTTAAAATAGAATTCGAGATCATGATCCGGCTTCCTGTTAAATCATTGATTCGATTCAGTTCAGTTTCAAAAACATGGAAGTCTTTAATCAATAGCTTAAAGTTTATTGCTGATTACACCAACCTCCATTCTCAGCGGCAACATATTcttataaggtataaatatcctTCACATGCTCCGCAAAAGAATTTTGTTTcgattgttgatgatgatgatactttccGCGAACATAAGCTTTGTTTTACCACTTATGTGTGTTTTGAGGTTTGGTATCCAAAGCTAGTTGGTAGCTCACATGGGCTGTTTTGTTTTCTGGGTCATAGTAAAGAATTTACAATTAGAATGGATGTGGCTGTAATTTGGAATCCTTCAATAAGAAAAACAGTTGTCATTCATCTGAAAAAAGGTTTTGGATATAATGAGACTGTAGGTTTCGGGGTTTGTCCAAACACACTTGACCCTAAGATAGTACGAATTTGTAAAGATAACTACAATGCTGAGGTTTTTACATTAAATTCAAGGAT GGAGGAGTTTATGGAAATACACTTCCCGGATGAATTAGGGTTATCACGTATCTCTGATTACAATTTACAAATATCAAAGCTTAGGGAGTCTCTTACCGTGATTCGTCATAAAATGGGGACCAGGAAAATCGTTTATGAAGTGTGGAAGATGGAGAATATTGGTGTAACAAGATCCTTTACCAAGCTTTATAACATCAACATATCACCAAAATTATTGTTGGGGAACCTATGCGGATTTAATAAGAATGGCCAACTTATCGTAGAAGCGGTTCATGACTCATGTAAAGGTTCATGCAACAGCGAGCTTATAGTTTATGATCCCTGCACAAAAAACATCAGCAATCTTGGAATTTACTGGATCGATTATGGGTCTTCAGAGAGTACTCCCTATACAGAATCATTATTGTTACTTGATAAACCATATATAGTAATATTTGATGGCGCATTTCTTGATGAAGATCAGAACCGACCAGGTTTGTAA
- the LOC139842144 gene encoding uncharacterized mitochondrial protein AtMg00810-like, whose translation MVTVRLLLAVSAMYNWDISQMDVSNAFLHGDLLEEVYMKMPLGMQLKDQLKSQFHMKDLGSVSYFLGLDVSRSAQGVFVSQQKYTMDLLKKNGVLNCRPYKLPLDPNIKLQADLGTPLKDPELYRRLIGKLIYLTITRPAICYSVQLLSQFMQSPTSVHHQAAIHLLRYLLLAPAQGILLANKSTVELNAYCDSDWASCPMTRRLTTGYCILLGDSPMSWKSKRQSVVSRSSAEAEYRAMALTCCEVTWLVSLLKDLGLKDLGPVDMYCDNQAAIHIAANPVFRARTKHIEVDCHFIRDQVKKGVIKPQYVHTKFQLADVFTKIVTVDQHNKLLSKLGVKDHSQLEGEYARDTGQKQKSTRCQYK comes from the exons ATGGTCACTGTAAGATTGTTGCTTGCAGTTTCAGCTATGTACAACTGGGATATCTCACAAATGGATGTCTCAAATGcatttcttcatggagatttattgGAAGAAGTATATATGAAGATGCCACTGGGTATGCAG CTTAAAGATCAGTTAAAGTCCCAATTTCATATGAAGGACCTTGGAAGTGTTAGCTATTTCTTGGGTTTAGATGTCTCTAGATCAGCTCAAGGTGTGTTTGTTTCTCAGCAAAAGTACACAATGGATTTGTTAAAGAAAAATGGTGTTTTAAATTGTAGACCATATAAGCTACCTTTAGATCCTAATATAAAATTACAAGCTGATTTGGGAACACCTTTGAAGGATCCAGAGTTATATAGGAGGTTAATTGGGAAGCTCATATATCTGACTATCACAAGACCTGCCATATGTTACAGTGTTCAACTCTTAAGTCAATTCATGCAATCACCAACTTCTGTACATCATCAGGCTGCTATACATCTTCTAAGATACTTATTGTTAGCTCCTGCACAGGGTATTTTGTTGGCAAACAAATCTACAGTTGAATTGAACGCTTATTGTGATTCGGATTGGGCTAGTTGTCCAATGACTAGACGATTAACAACAGGCTACTGCATACTGTTAGGTGATTCTCCAATGTCTTGGAAATCAAAGAGACAGAGTGTTGTTTCTAGATCATCTGCAGAGGCAGAGTACAGGGCAATGGCCTTAACCTGCTGTGAAGTTACTTGGTTAGTTAGTCTTTTGAAGGATCTTGGTTTAAAAGATTTGGGTCCAGTTGATATGTACTGTGATAACCAAGCAGCAATTCACATAGCTGCCAATCCAGTTTTTCGTGCTCGAACAAAGCATATTGAGGTGGATTGTCATTTCATTAGAGATCAAGTCAAGAAAGGAGTAATTAAACCACAATATGTTCATACAAAATTTCAATTAGCTGATGTCTTTACCAAAATTGTTACTGTAGATCAACACAATAAACTTCTAAGCAAATTGGGAGTTAAAGATCACTCACAACTTGAGGGGGAGTATGCAAGGGATACTGGTCAAAAACAAAAGTCAACCAGGTGTCAATATAAATGA